The Lachnospiraceae bacterium KM106-2 nucleotide sequence CCAGGAATCATAACTGCCTGATTACAATCTTGAACTCCATAATAATTAAATTTAGAATTTGCTTTTTCACAAGTACCAGCACATTTAACAAATGCTACTTGTTTTTCACCAGCATCTGCAGAAACGCCCATGATTTCACCGATCTTAGCCGCAACAACGTCGCCACCAACTGGACATCCTGAAACTGGAGCTTCTCCTTTTGCGATTGCTTTTGCAAGGCCGTCACAACCCGCATAACCACAACCACCACAGTTATTACCTGGTAATTCTTCACGAACTAATACTTCACGTTCGTCAACTTCAACTTCAAATTTCTTAGCAGCAACACCAAGAAGCAGACCAATTAATAAACCAGTCACACTAACGACTACCGCTGTAAGTATAAGAGCTGTAATATTCATTTTTGTCTACCCCCTAGATTAATCCTGAGAATCCCATGAACGCCATTGCCATGAGTCCTGCTGTAATTAAAACGATTGGTGTGCCTTTGAAAGATTCAGTAACATCATTACCTTCGATTCTTTCACGAACACCTGCCATGATAACGATGGCGATTAAGAATCCAAGTGAAACACCAACACCGTTTACAATACTTTCAACAAATCCATAACCGTTGCTGATATTGTTAACAGCTGTACCAAGTACTGCACAGTTTGTAGTGATCAATGGAAGGTATACACCTAATGATTCATATAAACTAGGCATTGATTTCTTTAAGAACATTTCGATCAACTGTACTAACGCAGCGATAACTAAGATAAATACGATTGTTTGTAAATATCCTAAGTCTAATGTATCTAAGATACATACTTGAATCGCATAAGTGATCGCTGATGCGATTGTGATAACGAATAATACGGCTGCACCCATTCCGGCTGCAGTTTCAGTCTTTTTAGATACTCCTAAGAATGGACATAAACCTAGGAACTGACTTAATACAACGTTGTTAACTAATGCTGCACCAATTAAAATTAATATTAAACCGCTCATTTAAATCCATCCTCCTTTATTCTTGATTAGCTTTAGCTTCTTCAGCTGCTTTTGCTTTCGCTGCGGCTGCTGCTTTTGCTTTAGCAAGTTTTTCTGCTTTAATAGCTTCTTTTTGTGCATCGATCATTTCTTTGTTAGAAGCACAAGAGCTTCCTGAACAACTTGCACAGTTACCACCACATGCGATTTCTGTATCTGCTTTTGTGTTTGTAGCACTTGGAGCTTTGAATTTGTTCTGAAGTGCTGTTAAACATGCAAGTACGAAGAATGCACCTGGAGCTAATTTCATGATTGCAATTGGTGTATAAGCTTCCGGCATAACTGTTGCGCCAAATACTGTACCTGCACCAATAATTTCACGGAAGATACCGATCAATGTTAAACCGATCGTAAAACCGCATCCCATTCCTAAACCATCAAATAATGAAGGAAATACTGGATTCTTAGAAGCATAAGATTCTGCTCTACCTAAGATGATACAGTTAACTACGATAAGTGGAAGGTATAAACCTAATAAATCTTTAACCGCTGGAAGATAAGCTTCTAATACCATTTGTAACATTGTTACAAATGAAGCAACGATTACGATAAACGCTGGGATTCTTACCTTTTCAGGAATAATGTTTCTCATTGCAGAAATCATTGCATT carries:
- a CDS encoding electron transport complex protein RnfA; the protein is MSGLILILIGAALVNNVVLSQFLGLCPFLGVSKKTETAAGMGAAVLFVITIASAITYAIQVCILDTLDLGYLQTIVFILVIAALVQLIEMFLKKSMPSLYESLGVYLPLITTNCAVLGTAVNNISNGYGFVESIVNGVGVSLGFLIAIVIMAGVRERIEGNDVTESFKGTPIVLITAGLMAMAFMGFSGLI
- a CDS encoding electron transport complex protein RnfB — its product is MNITALILTAVVVSVTGLLIGLLLGVAAKKFEVEVDEREVLVREELPGNNCGGCGYAGCDGLAKAIAKGEAPVSGCPVGGDVVAAKIGEIMGVSADAGEKQVAFVKCAGTCEKANSKFNYYGVQDCNQAVMIPGQGDKGCSYGCLGLGSCVKACPFDAIHIVEGIAKVDKEKCKACGKCVAICPKHLIEFIPEKATQIVRCSSLEKGKDVKAVCEAGCIGCGMCTRQCEFDAVKVENNLAYIDQSKCTHCGKCAAKCPTKVIQNQL
- a CDS encoding electron transport complex protein RnfE codes for the protein MKRCLERLYNGIIKENPTFVLMLGMCPTLAVTSSAQNGMYMGLATMFVLVLSNAMISAMRNIIPEKVRIPAFIVIVASFVTMLQMVLEAYLPAVKDLLGLYLPLIVVNCIILGRAESYASKNPVFPSLFDGLGMGCGFTIGLTLIGIFREIIGAGTVFGATVMPEAYTPIAIMKLAPGAFFVLACLTALQNKFKAPSATNTKADTEIACGGNCASCSGSSCASNKEMIDAQKEAIKAEKLAKAKAAAAAKAKAAEEAKANQE